Proteins encoded in a region of the Brevefilum fermentans genome:
- a CDS encoding helix-turn-helix domain-containing protein encodes MLSIKLPWRRLNPANLSRVLLLELDPLNARYLKQIAARTGVSCRQAAQNLLKDALVDRQVSEAHLSHWRALTPRQQQVAALTCLNFTNRQIAARLSISPQTVKAHLRNLLQRFELHSKAELRQALEDWDFSEWI; translated from the coding sequence ATGTTATCAATTAAACTGCCCTGGCGCCGGCTCAACCCCGCTAACCTGTCACGCGTCCTGCTTTTAGAGCTTGACCCCCTCAACGCGCGTTATTTGAAACAAATCGCTGCCAGGACCGGGGTCTCGTGCCGACAAGCTGCGCAGAACCTGCTTAAGGACGCCCTGGTCGATCGCCAGGTCTCCGAGGCGCACCTGTCCCATTGGCGCGCACTCACACCCCGCCAGCAGCAGGTGGCTGCACTGACCTGTCTCAACTTCACCAACCGGCAGATCGCCGCCCGGCTGTCGATCTCGCCCCAGACGGTCAAGGCTCACCTGCGTAACCTGTTGCAGCGCTTCGAGTTGCATAGCAAAGCCGAGCTGCGCCAGGCGCTGGAAGATTGGGATTTCAGCGAGTGGATTTAA